A stretch of the Candidatus Obscuribacterales bacterium genome encodes the following:
- a CDS encoding photosystem II biogenesis protein Psp29, translating into VLEELGELMHLPTSKMQKDLELYRSNLDKIVQAKSVMEDILKADRKKKEEREKQRQMAASGEPVADTSETP; encoded by the coding sequence GGTTTTAGAAGAACTCGGTGAACTGATGCATTTGCCCACCAGCAAGATGCAAAAAGACCTCGAACTTTATCGCAGCAATCTTGACAAGATTGTTCAAGCCAAGTCGGTAATGGAGGATATTCTCAAAGCCGATCGCAAGAAGAAAGAAGAACGAGAAAAGCAGCGACAGATGGCCGCCTCTGGCGAACCTGTAGCAGACACCTCCGAAACACCTTAA